The following proteins come from a genomic window of Perognathus longimembris pacificus isolate PPM17 chromosome 12, ASM2315922v1, whole genome shotgun sequence:
- the LOC125361023 gene encoding lymphocyte antigen 6D-like codes for MRPLLVLLLLAAVCAALARALHCHVCCGHENCESLVECALTDKFCVITRATHPGGILVMKSCASVCPNGTVSADGRVLSVSCCQGGQCDRSAASGLAGSRAALWAGASASLLWALLRAACLRHPLVNPLAHGPVDPAAYPPRTRPPTTSPELGGASQTCLPGPPGHRRPAWQRQNPASRRLGERGPS; via the exons CCCGGGCCCTGCACTGCCACGTGTGCTGCGGGCACGAGAACTGCGAGTCTCTCGTGGAGTGTGCCCTGACGGACAAGTTCTGTGTGATCACGCGGGCCA CCCACCCCGGCGGCATCCTGGTCATGAAGTCCTGCGCCTCCGTCTGCCCCAACGGCACCGTGTCCGCGGACGGCCGCGTCCTCTCCGTCTCCTGCTGCCAGGGCGGCCAGTGCGACCGCAGCGCGGCCTCCGGCCTGGCGGGCAGCCGGGCCGCCCTGTGGGCCGGCGCCTCCGCCAGCCTGCTGTGGGCGCTGCTCCGGGCCGCCTG CCTCCGCCACCCCCTCGTGAACCCCCTCGCCCACGGACCTGTGGATCCTGCCGCCTACCCACCACGCACCCGTCCACCCACCACCTCCCCTGAGCTCGGGGGCGCATCCCAGACCTGCCTGCCGGGGCCCCCTGGGCACCGCCGGCCCGCATGGCAGCGACAGAACCCCGCCAGCCGGCGGCTAGGGGAACGCGGGCCTTCCTGA